The following proteins are encoded in a genomic region of Gossypium hirsutum isolate 1008001.06 chromosome D05, Gossypium_hirsutum_v2.1, whole genome shotgun sequence:
- the LOC107903095 gene encoding uncharacterized protein has translation MASTTATTECTITNGAGAGQNLVLTFSNYETAAGTIENPHTTTFTQTMPVIYLNGALVYKVGRCLRWIIFWTSDNQVSTKMFRINDPIDWGQVANNLTSGHGGKSEDRITDTAGFGYTAWASIEGQVLTANILASSVPN, from the exons ATGGCTTCTACTACTGCTACCACTGAGTGCACTATTACAAATGGTGCTGGTGCTGGCCAGAATCTAGTATTGACTTTTTCGAACTACGAAACTGCAGCGGGAACGATCGAGAATCCACATACAACAACTTTTACGCAGACTATGCCAGTCATCTATCTGAACGGAGCTCTTGTGTATAAAGTCGGTCGTTGCCTCAGGTGGATAATTTTTTGGACCTCTGATAATCAG GTCTCTACTAAGATGTTCCGAATTAATGACCCTATTGATTGGGGACAAGTTGCAAACAATCTTACATCCGGCCACGGCGGCAAGAGCGAAGATCGGATTACTGATACAGCCGGTTTTGGATACACCGCATGGGCAAGTATTGAAGGTCAAGTATTAACCGCCAATATCCTCGCCAGTTCCGTGCCTAATTAA